A genomic window from Salvia splendens isolate huo1 chromosome 11, SspV2, whole genome shotgun sequence includes:
- the LOC121754722 gene encoding protein FLOURY 1-like, whose protein sequence is MVSEQETKKQPPMEVIDAKLNQKSDGKHASVSERKRNCDSEVSALRKLVKMERRRADAALAEVERERAASAMTAKEAMEMIQRLQHEKNSIEMAADQQRRLSEAKHVHDEEVIQSLESLLWSYEEELGLLRQQLGPRRS, encoded by the exons atggtatcagagcaggaaacTAAAAAACAACCTCCAATGGAG GTTATTGATGCGAAATTGAACCAAAAATCAGATGGAAAGCATGCCTCTGTATCGGAGAGAAAACGAAATTGCGATTCAGAGGTGTCGGCATTGAGGAAATTGGTGAAGATGGAGCGGCGGAGAGCGGATGCAGCTCTCGCGGAGGTGGAGAGGGAAAGGGCTGCCTCTGCCATGACGGCGAAGGAAGCGATGGAGATGATTCAGCGGCTGCAGCACGAGAAGAACTCGATCGAGATGGCAGCCGATCAGCAGCGCCGATTGTCGGAGGCAAAACACGTCCACGATGAGGAGGTGATTCAGTCGTTGGAGTCGCTGTTGTGGAGTTATGAGGAGGAGCTCGGCTTGCTACGGCAGCAGCTCGGCCCAAGAAGAAGTTGA